One part of the Lotus japonicus ecotype B-129 chromosome 2, LjGifu_v1.2 genome encodes these proteins:
- the LOC130737851 gene encoding probable vacuolar amino acid transporter YPQ3 isoform X1, translating to MGVIESSTSLCLGNEHCLQLVEKLMGNETETASMALGIISVIVWVVAEIPQIITNYREKSTEGLSVAFLLTWIIGDLFNIFGCLLEPATLPTQLYIAVLYTFITLSLCTQSIYYGHIYPRLQYKRQLKVDTPTNAGQCWSRMEKPYDADQYNEFDDYNKRIGLSSPINVPALSQKNSVGRQLYYQSARYLSKSHTATAQSILPRSSGSTSNISNPIEDPLLGPSVLTQSAPNLMVKSTRCLVSALTFLGAINLLQSLDTRTHSMVSKPRRELVIYVGRKLFQQLQVSGHQLPEVASVYTGIGTLLGWAMAFIYMGGRLPQICLNIRRGNFEGVNPLMFLFALVGNSTYVASILVTSLDWSRIRPNLPWLVESGGCALLDSFILMQFIYFRYRTSQGLEIKCKQQSVA from the exons ATGGGTGTCATTGAGAGCTCCACCTCATTGTGTCTTGGCAACGAGCATTGTTTGCAATTGGTCGAAAAGCTTATGGGCAATGAGACAGAGACAGCTTCGATGGCATTAGGTATAATCAGTGTCATTGTTTGGGTTGTTGCTGAGATACCTCAAATTATCACAAACTACAGAGAAAAATCAACTGAGGGTCTCTCTGTTGCTTTCTTGTTGACATGGATAATTGG AGACCTATTCAACATTTTTGGATGCTTGCTGGAGCCTGCTACT CTTCCAACTCAACTATATATAGCAGTG CTGTATACCTTTATAACACTTTCACTTTGTACACAGTCCATTTACTATGGACACATATATCCTCGACTGCAATACAAAAGACAGCTTAAG GTTGACACACCAACAAATGCTGGACAGTGCTGGAGTAGGATGGAAAAACCCTATGATGCTGATCAGTACAATGAATTTGATGATTACAATAAACGCATTGGTTTGAGTTCCCCAATTAATGTTCCAGCGCTTTCTCAAAAGAATTCTGTTGGAAGACAATTATACTACCA GTCAGCAAGATATCTATCAAAGAGTCATACAGCGACAGCGCAATCTATCTTGCCCCGAAGTTCAGGTTCTACTTCTAATATTTCGAACCCTATAGAAGATCCTTTGCTTGGTCCTTCTGTCTTGACTCAATCTGCACCAAATTTAATGGTCAAGAGTACTCGTTGTTTG GTGTCAGCATTAACTTTTCTAGGTGCCATCAATCTACTGCAGTCACTAGATACAAGAACACATTCGATGGTCTCAAAACCAAGACGCGAATTAGTGATTTATGTTGGAAGAAAGCTTTTTCAG CAATTGCAGGTTAGTGGTCATCAATTGCCAGAGGTTGCATCAGTTTACACTGGCATTGGGACTTTACTTGGTTGGGCCATGGCATTTATATATATGGGTGGAAGACTTCCTCAAATTTGTTTAAAT ATCAGAAGGGGTAACTTTGAG GGCGTCAATCCCTTGATGTTTCTCTTTGCTTTAGTTGGGAATTCCACTTATGTAGCGAG CATACTAGTGACAAGCTTGGATTGGTCAAGAATTCGCCCAAATCTACCATGGCTTGTAGAATCAGGAGGATGTGCCCTTCTTGATTCTTTT ATTTTGATGCAATTTATATATTTCCGCTATCGGACCAGCCAAGGCCTAGAGATTAAATGCAAACAGCAAAGCGTTGCGTAG
- the LOC130737851 gene encoding probable vacuolar amino acid transporter YPQ1 isoform X2, producing MGVIESSTSLCLGNEHCLQLVEKLMGNETETASMALGIISVIVWVVAEIPQIITNYREKSTEGLSVAFLLTWIIGDLFNIFGCLLEPATLPTQLYIAVLYTFITLSLCTQSIYYGHIYPRLQYKRQLKVDTPTNAGQCWSRMEKPYDADQYNEFDDYNKRIGLSSPINVPALSQKNSVGRQLYYQSARYLSKSHTATAQSILPRSSGSTSNISNPIEDPLLGPSVLTQSAPNLMVKSTRCLVSALTFLGAINLLQSLDTRTHSMVSKPRRELVIYVGRKLFQVSGHQLPEVASVYTGIGTLLGWAMAFIYMGGRLPQICLNIRRGNFEGVNPLMFLFALVGNSTYVASILVTSLDWSRIRPNLPWLVESGGCALLDSFILMQFIYFRYRTSQGLEIKCKQQSVA from the exons ATGGGTGTCATTGAGAGCTCCACCTCATTGTGTCTTGGCAACGAGCATTGTTTGCAATTGGTCGAAAAGCTTATGGGCAATGAGACAGAGACAGCTTCGATGGCATTAGGTATAATCAGTGTCATTGTTTGGGTTGTTGCTGAGATACCTCAAATTATCACAAACTACAGAGAAAAATCAACTGAGGGTCTCTCTGTTGCTTTCTTGTTGACATGGATAATTGG AGACCTATTCAACATTTTTGGATGCTTGCTGGAGCCTGCTACT CTTCCAACTCAACTATATATAGCAGTG CTGTATACCTTTATAACACTTTCACTTTGTACACAGTCCATTTACTATGGACACATATATCCTCGACTGCAATACAAAAGACAGCTTAAG GTTGACACACCAACAAATGCTGGACAGTGCTGGAGTAGGATGGAAAAACCCTATGATGCTGATCAGTACAATGAATTTGATGATTACAATAAACGCATTGGTTTGAGTTCCCCAATTAATGTTCCAGCGCTTTCTCAAAAGAATTCTGTTGGAAGACAATTATACTACCA GTCAGCAAGATATCTATCAAAGAGTCATACAGCGACAGCGCAATCTATCTTGCCCCGAAGTTCAGGTTCTACTTCTAATATTTCGAACCCTATAGAAGATCCTTTGCTTGGTCCTTCTGTCTTGACTCAATCTGCACCAAATTTAATGGTCAAGAGTACTCGTTGTTTG GTGTCAGCATTAACTTTTCTAGGTGCCATCAATCTACTGCAGTCACTAGATACAAGAACACATTCGATGGTCTCAAAACCAAGACGCGAATTAGTGATTTATGTTGGAAGAAAGCTTTTTCAG GTTAGTGGTCATCAATTGCCAGAGGTTGCATCAGTTTACACTGGCATTGGGACTTTACTTGGTTGGGCCATGGCATTTATATATATGGGTGGAAGACTTCCTCAAATTTGTTTAAAT ATCAGAAGGGGTAACTTTGAG GGCGTCAATCCCTTGATGTTTCTCTTTGCTTTAGTTGGGAATTCCACTTATGTAGCGAG CATACTAGTGACAAGCTTGGATTGGTCAAGAATTCGCCCAAATCTACCATGGCTTGTAGAATCAGGAGGATGTGCCCTTCTTGATTCTTTT ATTTTGATGCAATTTATATATTTCCGCTATCGGACCAGCCAAGGCCTAGAGATTAAATGCAAACAGCAAAGCGTTGCGTAG